Genomic segment of Wolbachia endosymbiont (group A) of Longitarsus flavicornis:
GTACTCGAAGAAAATGAAAAAACCCGTTTTAAAGAGTATTTAAACTCAGTATCAAAATCATACGTAAAATTAGTACTCTTGCGTGCTATTCTAGTAACTCTCGTTATCATGTGTGTGATAGGTTCACTAGTTGTTTTGCTCTTTTTTGGTATTAAAGAAGTCTTAAGCAATAATATAACTATTGGAAAACTCTCCTCATTTGTGTTTTATTCAGCGCTCGCAGCAGGAGCTATAAATAATTTGAGCGATAATATCAGTGATTTACAACGAGGTCTTGGAATAGTAGAGCGTTTATTTGAATTTAAAAATATGAAAAGCTCTATAGCAGATGCCGATGATCCTATAAAAATTTGTAGTGTTCAAAAAGGAATTTCGTTTAATGGCGTAACATTTTTTTATGCTGATAAGCCAGCATTAGATAACGTATCATTTTCTATAGAGGCAGGTCAAGCAGTATCAATTGTTGGACCATCTGGCAGTGGTAAAAGCACCATTTTAAAACTTCTGCTCCGTTTTCATGATCCAAACAAAGGCAGCATTACTATCGATGGGCACAATATTAAGTCAATTGCGCTAAATGACCTCAGATCGTTGTTTGGCTTAGTGCCACAAGATCACATGATATTTTCTTGCTCAATAATGGAAAATATACTATATGGCAAACCGGGTGCTGAATATGAGGAAGTGAAGCAAGCAGCTATCAGTGCTTATGCGATGGAATTTATTGATAAGCTGCCTGATAAATTTGATACATTTGTAGGAAAAAGAGGATTAAAACTTTCTGAAGGACAAAAACAACGTATTATAATAGCAAGAGCCATACTCAAAAACCCTCAGGTTTTAATACTGGATGAAGCAACCTCTGCCCTTGATTATAAAAGTGAGAACCTCGTGCAAAAAGCATTGAGCGAGTTAATGCAAAACAGAACAACAATCGTAATTACACACAGGCTATCAACCGCACTCAAGACTGACAAGATTATAGTAATTAATCATGGAGAGGTAGAAGAAGTAGGAACTCATGACTCTCTAATAAGTAAAGACGGGCTATATGCAAAATTAGCGAAGATACAATAGGCATGAAATATTATGTAAATTAAAAGAGAATTTAAGCTATATCGTTGTTGATTTAACGAGTATGCTAGATTTAATATTAAAATTATTAATTTTTTAATTTTATTATTTTATAATGGTTCCATAGTTATCCGGAAATTTCGTGATCTGTGGTTTCTTTCATTCACGTTATATTCATAGCTTGTTCTATCTTAATGTAATTCCAA
This window contains:
- a CDS encoding ABC transporter ATP-binding protein, whose amino-acid sequence is MRSNIRQLFYYIKPNLSYFIIAFIAVLFSALTILLFGRGLSNIIDSGTEHDFTTKLLVAILIVLAISLTAFTRLYFIGIGSEKVIARIRYDLYSSITDLQPSFFENTGVQDVISALITDTSVLQSIINSSLLTILRNFVILIGSVAMLLYTNIQLTAYAAAIIPILLIIMTSLGKKVRSYARFAQDKLSELASFSEENFRSIVTIKSFVLEENEKTRFKEYLNSVSKSYVKLVLLRAILVTLVIMCVIGSLVVLLFFGIKEVLSNNITIGKLSSFVFYSALAAGAINNLSDNISDLQRGLGIVERLFEFKNMKSSIADADDPIKICSVQKGISFNGVTFFYADKPALDNVSFSIEAGQAVSIVGPSGSGKSTILKLLLRFHDPNKGSITIDGHNIKSIALNDLRSLFGLVPQDHMIFSCSIMENILYGKPGAEYEEVKQAAISAYAMEFIDKLPDKFDTFVGKRGLKLSEGQKQRIIIARAILKNPQVLILDEATSALDYKSENLVQKALSELMQNRTTIVITHRLSTALKTDKIIVINHGEVEEVGTHDSLISKDGLYAKLAKIQ